Proteins encoded in a region of the Mariprofundus ferrinatatus genome:
- a CDS encoding ABC transporter permease yields MTNYLLKRLAGMIPLLFGITIISFGMMHLAPGEPVVVGQEFNPKVSAQDIERLRAYYGLDKPLYEQYLEWLKRLVQLDFGKSFSADGRDVIDKIAERIPVTLWINILAMLLIILIAIPIGIISAVKRDSWLDKCMTVFVFIGFAIPSFWLGLLLMITLGVNMNLLPISGLHDYNWQQMGFWQQQFDLLSHLLLPIFVSAIGGLAGMSRFMRTGMLEVISSDYITTARAMGVPEQSIRYRLALKNALLPIITLLGLSIPGLIGGSVIVEQLFSLPGMGLLFFEAVMSRDYPLVMGITVIGAVLTLLGNLIADISYAWADPRIRHGRGR; encoded by the coding sequence GTGACTAACTATCTGCTCAAACGACTTGCCGGCATGATTCCCCTGCTCTTCGGGATCACAATCATTTCATTCGGCATGATGCACCTTGCGCCGGGCGAGCCGGTTGTCGTTGGCCAGGAGTTTAATCCCAAGGTTTCGGCACAGGATATTGAGCGCCTTCGTGCCTATTACGGTCTCGATAAGCCCCTGTATGAGCAGTACCTGGAGTGGCTCAAAAGGCTCGTGCAGCTTGATTTCGGTAAATCGTTCTCGGCTGATGGGCGCGATGTTATCGATAAAATCGCTGAGCGCATTCCTGTGACCCTGTGGATCAATATCCTCGCCATGCTGTTGATTATCCTTATCGCCATTCCTATCGGTATTATAAGTGCGGTAAAACGTGACTCATGGCTTGATAAGTGTATGACGGTATTCGTCTTTATCGGTTTTGCCATCCCCTCTTTCTGGCTTGGGTTGCTGCTCATGATCACCCTCGGCGTTAACATGAACCTGCTGCCAATTTCAGGCCTTCACGACTACAACTGGCAGCAGATGGGTTTCTGGCAGCAGCAGTTCGACCTGTTAAGCCACCTTCTGCTTCCTATTTTCGTCTCCGCAATCGGAGGGCTTGCAGGTATGAGCCGCTTTATGCGCACCGGCATGCTGGAGGTGATCAGTTCTGACTACATCACAACTGCCAGGGCAATGGGGGTTCCGGAACAGAGTATCCGCTACAGGCTGGCCCTCAAGAACGCGCTGCTTCCCATTATCACCCTTCTCGGACTCTCTATACCCGGCCTGATTGGCGGCTCTGTCATCGTCGAGCAGTTGTTCTCTCTCCCCGGAATGGGGCTACTCTTTTTTGAGGCGGTCATGTCGCGCGACTACCCGCTGGTGATGGGCATTACCGTGATTGGTGCGGTGTTGACGTTGCTGGGCAATCTGATCGCGGACATCTCCTATGCGTGGGCTGACCCGCGCATTCGGCACGGGAGAGGCAGATGA
- a CDS encoding ABC transporter permease — protein MIAFARSFPLMFAGGLIVAIVTVLALLAPWIAPYDPSAINVKVILMPPSWEHWCGTDTLGRDVFSRMLYGARVSLAVGFVAVGISLLIGLILGAVAGFAGGKTDAVMMRLTDMVLCFPTFFLILAVIAFLEPSIWNIMIVIGLTSWMGVTRLVRAEFLSLRHREFVMAAQGLGVSSIRMMWRYLLPNAMGPVLVSAVLGIAGAVLVESGLSFLGLGVQPPDASWGNILTEGKDNIQIAWWLSMFPGLAILITVLGYNLLGEGLRDYFDPKLKR, from the coding sequence ATGATTGCATTCGCCAGATCCTTCCCATTGATGTTTGCCGGTGGCCTGATCGTCGCCATCGTTACGGTTTTGGCGCTGTTGGCACCCTGGATCGCGCCTTACGACCCCTCTGCCATCAATGTTAAGGTGATCCTGATGCCGCCATCCTGGGAGCACTGGTGCGGCACCGACACCCTTGGGCGTGATGTCTTTTCCAGAATGCTTTACGGAGCCCGTGTGTCGCTTGCCGTTGGTTTTGTGGCCGTAGGTATCTCTTTACTGATCGGGCTGATACTGGGTGCTGTTGCGGGCTTTGCAGGCGGCAAAACCGATGCTGTCATGATGCGCCTTACCGATATGGTACTCTGCTTCCCCACCTTCTTCCTGATTCTCGCTGTCATTGCATTTCTTGAGCCCTCTATCTGGAATATCATGATTGTTATCGGCCTGACATCATGGATGGGGGTAACACGACTGGTGCGGGCTGAATTCCTTTCGCTTCGCCATAGGGAGTTTGTCATGGCCGCCCAGGGATTGGGCGTATCTTCGATTCGTATGATGTGGCGCTACCTGTTGCCCAATGCCATGGGGCCGGTGCTGGTTTCGGCTGTACTCGGCATCGCCGGTGCCGTGCTTGTCGAGTCGGGCCTCTCATTTCTTGGGCTTGGTGTGCAGCCCCCCGATGCTTCATGGGGGAATATTCTTACCGAGGGTAAAGACAATATTCAGATTGCATGGTGGCTATCCATGTTTCCCGGCCTCGCGATTTTAATCACCGTACTCGGATATAACCTGCTGGGTGAAGGTCTGCGGGACTACTTTGATCCGAAGCTGAAACGCTAA
- the tadA gene encoding tRNA adenosine(34) deaminase TadA encodes MKDDTFYMNLALQQAEIAAENDEVPVGALLLLADGTEVLSHNAPISLHDASAHAEMRVIREACRISENYRLTGSTLYVTLEPCLMCAGAIVHARIGRVVYGAGDPKTGAVASLYEVLSDERLNHQPEVTGGVLADQCGDLLKGFFRSRRQKA; translated from the coding sequence ATGAAAGACGACACATTCTACATGAATCTTGCGCTGCAACAGGCTGAAATTGCAGCAGAAAATGACGAGGTTCCAGTAGGTGCCCTGCTGCTGCTTGCAGATGGCACAGAAGTGCTTTCCCACAATGCTCCGATTTCCCTTCATGATGCCTCAGCCCATGCTGAGATGCGTGTTATTCGCGAGGCCTGCCGGATATCGGAGAACTATCGCCTTACCGGCAGCACGCTCTATGTAACCCTTGAGCCATGCTTGATGTGCGCCGGCGCAATTGTACATGCGCGAATAGGCCGTGTTGTTTATGGAGCAGGAGATCCGAAAACAGGCGCTGTAGCGTCACTTTACGAAGTTCTTTCTGATGAGCGCCTGAATCATCAGCCGGAAGTTACCGGAGGCGTTTTGGCCGATCAGTGTGGTGATCTGTTAAAGGGGTTTTTCCGCAGCAGGCGACAAAAGGCTTAA
- a CDS encoding RlmE family RNA methyltransferase, producing the protein MGYSSKNKAARKTSAWYQRHANDPHVKRAQKEGKRSRAAYKLTEILDLHKLEIKKGSVVVDLGCAPGSWSVELASRVGAEGLVIGIDLLELTPITGVTLIKGDFDSPEGQEALKKALNGRQVDVVVSDMAPEMSGNKLVDQMRMIGLNEMTLHFARQYLRPGGDILMKTFMGEGYDNFRRELGKSFKRIKNIKPDASRKTSPEFFLLGLDYKGE; encoded by the coding sequence GTGGGTTACAGTTCCAAGAATAAAGCGGCGCGCAAAACCTCAGCCTGGTACCAGCGCCATGCCAATGACCCGCATGTGAAACGGGCCCAGAAAGAGGGGAAACGCTCACGCGCAGCATATAAACTGACTGAAATACTCGATCTGCATAAGCTGGAGATTAAAAAGGGAAGTGTAGTCGTCGACCTTGGCTGTGCGCCCGGCTCCTGGAGTGTTGAGCTTGCCAGTCGGGTGGGCGCTGAAGGGCTTGTTATCGGGATCGACCTGCTTGAATTGACCCCGATTACCGGCGTAACCCTGATCAAGGGTGATTTCGACTCTCCTGAAGGGCAGGAAGCCCTGAAAAAGGCCCTGAACGGACGTCAGGTGGATGTAGTCGTCTCGGATATGGCTCCAGAGATGAGCGGCAACAAGCTTGTGGACCAGATGCGTATGATCGGGTTGAATGAAATGACACTGCACTTTGCTCGCCAGTACCTGCGACCGGGTGGTGATATCCTGATGAAAACCTTTATGGGTGAGGGATATGACAACTTCCGCCGCGAACTCGGAAAATCATTCAAGCGCATTAAAAACATTAAACCGGATGCCAGTCGAAAAACGTCTCCGGAGTTCTTTCTGCTCGGACTTGACTATAAAGGAGAGTAG
- a CDS encoding BrnA antitoxin family protein has protein sequence MSKHQKKRPEFKDEASEREFWESHDSSDLVDWSNSVQLRLPNLKPSTKAISIRLPESMLERIKIEANKRDVPYQSLIKIWLSEHLSKAA, from the coding sequence ATGAGCAAGCATCAAAAGAAGCGTCCTGAATTTAAAGATGAAGCAAGTGAGCGTGAGTTTTGGGAGTCTCATGATTCTTCCGACCTGGTTGACTGGAGTAACTCTGTTCAGTTGCGTCTTCCGAATTTAAAGCCATCTACCAAAGCAATTTCTATTCGACTGCCCGAATCTATGCTTGAGAGAATCAAAATTGAGGCCAATAAGCGTGATGTTCCATACCAGTCTCTTATCAAGATATGGCTTAGTGAACATTTAAGCAAAGCCGCATAA
- a CDS encoding BrnT family toxin, with the protein MVDFSLITGFDWDSGNSRKNADKHGVTQEEAEQPFFNQPLIVVLDNAHSSSELRFHALGITDYERRLHITFTLREREKKIRIISARDMHRKERRIYEQASKEAS; encoded by the coding sequence ATGGTTGATTTCAGCTTAATCACAGGGTTTGACTGGGATAGTGGTAACAGCAGGAAAAATGCAGACAAGCATGGAGTGACACAAGAAGAGGCTGAGCAACCGTTTTTCAACCAGCCGTTGATTGTTGTTTTAGACAATGCTCATAGCTCCAGTGAACTGAGGTTTCATGCGCTAGGTATAACAGACTATGAGAGACGTCTTCACATTACATTTACTTTGCGTGAACGTGAAAAAAAGATCCGGATAATTTCAGCCCGGGATATGCATCGCAAAGAAAGGAGGATCTATGAGCAAGCATCAAAAGAAGCGTCCTGA
- a CDS encoding ABC transporter permease, which produces MRPMNPRGTWTLFLREIRRFLKVKMQTILTPALTAILYLVIFRYAMGDRHVPGLDVDYFTFLVPGLAMMAMLQNAFANTSSSMIMGKVMGMHIYLLMAPLSAIEVVFAFLAAAVVRAVIVATVFLAVLLPFVDLTLMHPGIILLYGICGSVIMGGFGLVAGMWAKDFDNVAMITNFVILPLTFLSGVFYSVKQLPEFWQHFNYANPFFYLTDGFRYGFLGTGDTDPFASVAIVIGSVAVTFIACWYLWQSGWRMKE; this is translated from the coding sequence ATGAGACCAATGAACCCCAGAGGCACCTGGACACTGTTCCTGCGTGAAATACGCCGCTTCCTGAAGGTGAAGATGCAGACCATCCTCACGCCTGCACTTACAGCCATCCTCTATCTGGTGATATTCCGTTATGCGATGGGCGACAGGCATGTGCCCGGCCTTGATGTGGATTACTTCACCTTTCTGGTGCCGGGGCTGGCCATGATGGCGATGCTGCAAAACGCCTTTGCCAACACCTCAAGCTCCATGATTATGGGGAAGGTGATGGGGATGCATATCTACCTGCTGATGGCACCGCTCTCCGCTATTGAAGTGGTCTTTGCCTTTCTCGCTGCTGCAGTGGTTCGTGCTGTAATCGTCGCGACTGTGTTTCTGGCTGTTCTGCTGCCATTCGTTGACCTTACCCTCATGCATCCGGGCATCATTCTTCTCTACGGCATCTGCGGGAGTGTCATTATGGGAGGATTTGGTCTCGTCGCAGGTATGTGGGCCAAGGATTTCGATAATGTCGCGATGATTACCAACTTCGTGATTCTGCCTCTAACCTTCCTTTCCGGCGTCTTCTACTCTGTAAAACAGCTGCCTGAGTTCTGGCAGCATTTTAATTACGCCAATCCGTTCTTCTATCTGACTGACGGGTTCCGCTACGGCTTTCTTGGTACCGGGGATACCGATCCCTTTGCATCGGTTGCTATTGTCATCGGCTCAGTTGCGGTTACGTTTATCGCTTGCTGGTACCTATGGCAGAGTGGCTGGAGGATGAAGGAGTGA
- a CDS encoding ABC transporter ATP-binding protein, protein MNALEITGLSKTYSNGKTALNNVNLTVPQGSFFALLGPNGAGKSTLINMLADTVRPTSGKVNLFGKNLFLDRAWCKKRIGVVPQEIAFDPFFTPREVLRFTSGLFGCKPDEAWFDELFERLELKEHCNKNTRQLSGGMRRRLLVAQALVHRPELVILDEPTAGVDVELRRRLWSFMRELNEKGITILLTTHYLDEAEELCDHVAIIDQGNLLTARPMREMMREIASSHLCLNYGRAIELTDDDLAALASFEPRATEDGVCMKLGRLEGDRSTFHVAYEAAVSRFGPPVDAGVRSEDLEDVFLRLTAKEKAS, encoded by the coding sequence ATGAATGCGCTTGAAATCACCGGCCTGAGCAAAACCTACAGCAATGGCAAAACTGCCCTGAACAATGTGAACCTCACGGTTCCGCAAGGTAGCTTTTTTGCGCTGCTCGGGCCCAATGGTGCCGGTAAAAGCACCCTGATTAACATGCTGGCGGATACGGTCAGGCCAACATCTGGCAAGGTAAACCTCTTCGGAAAAAACCTGTTTCTCGATCGCGCATGGTGCAAAAAGCGCATAGGGGTTGTGCCTCAGGAGATCGCTTTCGATCCCTTTTTTACGCCACGTGAGGTACTTCGCTTCACATCCGGCCTGTTCGGCTGTAAGCCTGATGAAGCCTGGTTTGATGAACTATTCGAGCGGCTCGAGCTGAAGGAACACTGCAATAAAAACACCCGCCAGCTCTCCGGAGGCATGCGGCGCAGACTGCTGGTGGCTCAGGCGCTGGTGCATCGCCCTGAACTTGTCATTCTCGATGAGCCCACAGCCGGCGTGGATGTCGAACTGCGCAGGCGTCTCTGGTCCTTCATGCGTGAACTCAATGAGAAGGGGATTACGATTCTTCTGACCACGCACTATCTCGATGAAGCCGAAGAGCTATGCGACCATGTGGCAATCATAGATCAGGGTAACCTGCTGACCGCTCGCCCCATGCGTGAGATGATGCGTGAAATTGCTTCATCGCATCTATGCCTCAACTACGGCAGGGCAATAGAACTCACGGACGATGATCTGGCTGCACTGGCATCGTTTGAACCCAGGGCGACGGAAGATGGCGTCTGTATGAAGCTCGGCCGCCTGGAAGGGGACAGATCGACCTTTCATGTTGCCTATGAAGCAGCCGTTTCGCGTTTCGGTCCACCTGTTGATGCCGGTGTTCGCTCAGAGGATCTTGAGGACGTTTTCCTGCGCCTGACAGCCAAGGAGAAGGCGTCATGA
- the erpA gene encoding iron-sulfur cluster insertion protein ErpA — translation MTVTLTEAAADKIQGLLDRENNAELNLRVFVSGGGCSGFQYGFTFDDQINDNDTIVENHGVKLLVDRSSLDLLNGAEIDYQSSIQGESFVIRNPNAASTCGCGKSFTPSESGSGCANAGY, via the coding sequence ATGACAGTAACGCTGACTGAAGCTGCAGCTGATAAAATACAGGGCCTTCTGGACCGTGAGAATAATGCAGAGCTGAACCTGCGCGTATTCGTATCCGGTGGCGGCTGCTCCGGTTTCCAGTACGGTTTCACCTTCGACGACCAGATCAATGATAATGATACCATTGTTGAGAACCACGGCGTTAAACTGCTGGTGGATCGCTCAAGCCTCGATCTGCTTAACGGTGCAGAGATTGATTATCAGAGCTCCATTCAGGGTGAATCGTTTGTCATTCGCAATCCGAATGCGGCCTCCACGTGCGGCTGTGGCAAATCATTTACGCCGTCCGAATCCGGCAGCGGCTGCGCCAACGCCGGCTATTGA
- a CDS encoding FAD:protein FMN transferase, which translates to MLRSCLLILSLIITSCSAPADIRDSRFIMGTLVEFTVTGMDEATATTAISEAANEMQRIEDLFTIYGDHDNSIKQFNRSEIGVPLLLPDEVSKLLNSSLEIKKKSNGAYDPALGKLNMLWGFSQPDSPSLPPGKQEIEAAIPPLHCIEKTEAGWIRSDERCVLDFGAIAKGYAIDRGIETLKQHGIHNAIINAGGDIRLIGRHGDRPWRIGIRHPRNKGEVIKSLELEGDVAVVTSGDYERFYIYGGARYHHILNPESGMPATEVQSSTVMAESAMLADAWSTALFILGNQSPAVIDGINIKSLIIDYKGEIIINTL; encoded by the coding sequence ATGTTGCGCTCCTGCTTATTGATCCTCTCGTTGATTATTACTTCATGTTCTGCGCCTGCCGATATACGCGACAGCCGTTTTATCATGGGCACACTGGTGGAGTTCACTGTAACAGGGATGGATGAAGCAACCGCAACGACTGCCATTTCCGAGGCTGCGAACGAGATGCAGCGTATCGAGGATCTGTTCACCATCTACGGTGATCACGACAACAGTATCAAACAGTTCAACAGAAGTGAGATTGGCGTTCCGCTCTTATTGCCTGATGAGGTCAGCAAACTGCTGAACAGTTCATTAGAGATAAAGAAAAAGAGCAATGGCGCATATGATCCTGCGCTTGGAAAGCTGAATATGCTCTGGGGCTTTTCCCAGCCGGACTCACCCTCTTTGCCGCCTGGGAAACAGGAGATTGAAGCTGCCATTCCCCCACTCCACTGCATCGAAAAAACTGAAGCTGGCTGGATCAGATCAGATGAGCGCTGCGTTCTGGACTTTGGCGCCATAGCCAAGGGTTATGCCATTGACCGCGGCATCGAAACCTTGAAACAGCACGGCATCCATAATGCGATCATCAACGCTGGCGGCGATATCCGACTGATCGGACGTCATGGGGATCGGCCATGGCGAATCGGTATCCGCCATCCGCGAAACAAGGGCGAAGTGATCAAATCCCTGGAGCTTGAAGGTGATGTGGCAGTGGTGACATCGGGCGATTACGAGCGGTTCTATATTTATGGCGGTGCGCGCTATCACCATATTCTAAATCCCGAATCGGGTATGCCGGCAACTGAGGTTCAAAGTTCAACCGTCATGGCAGAGAGTGCCATGCTCGCAGATGCATGGAGCACTGCCCTGTTTATACTGGGCAATCAAAGCCCGGCCGTTATTGATGGCATTAACATAAAGTCTTTAATTATTGATTATAAAGGGGAAATTATCATCAATACACTGTAG
- a CDS encoding MraY family glycosyltransferase: MSLEDLGLLFFTVLILSLLLTPLSAHFAAFVGAVDHPVERSVHKTVMPRMGGLGMALSLLVILPLLVDIDRILLGFLAGLLIATLTGVADDIWAISPKLKFAGQVIASVVFIELSGVQMDSFGDLFSFGDITFPGLWAFLITLVCLLGVTNSMNLSDGLDGLSGGITAISCFFLGAFALGINNGNAFLLLTAILAAVLGFLKFNTHPAKLFMGDTGSLMLGFALASVGVMLGSSGKMAPISVAIILGIPVVDTILVMSRRIVKRKSPFHPDKTHIHHRLLALGFSHATVVSMIYVGMISFGLLALVVKDLPEYWQLANGVALMAVFYGVLFLCEHHQISFKTIVKANKETEVLRHDLVVMLGKTTSFFPYVILAGLSVPLLFSTAIEAEMATVGFAVVVFVALAFPWKNEAKQLAVVCGLFYLSAYVILFAWGVSSYEQFDLTLYAVIFMVFISIWAALKIKFKQRKTKFLTSSFEILLIFTSWFIPFVVLPAIEVPEKFSVATKLACLGAVPLFIAIKLVVRRKSADGWPTDDRRKATKNWPMATGMIMILCIIILKSI, from the coding sequence ATGTCACTGGAAGACTTGGGACTACTTTTTTTCACTGTCCTTATCCTGTCACTACTGCTTACGCCTCTGTCTGCACACTTCGCCGCTTTTGTAGGTGCTGTTGACCATCCTGTTGAAAGAAGTGTCCACAAGACTGTCATGCCTCGAATGGGTGGGCTGGGCATGGCGCTGTCTCTTCTTGTTATTCTGCCGCTACTTGTCGATATCGACCGGATACTCCTTGGGTTTCTGGCAGGGTTGCTGATTGCCACGCTTACCGGCGTTGCTGATGATATCTGGGCAATTTCCCCTAAGCTTAAGTTCGCCGGTCAGGTCATTGCCTCTGTTGTCTTCATAGAGCTATCAGGCGTGCAGATGGACTCTTTCGGTGACCTGTTCTCTTTCGGTGATATTACCTTTCCGGGTCTATGGGCCTTTCTGATCACACTGGTCTGCCTCTTAGGTGTTACTAATTCGATGAATCTGTCTGATGGCCTGGACGGCCTCTCCGGCGGCATAACGGCAATCTCCTGCTTCTTCTTAGGAGCGTTTGCCCTGGGTATCAACAACGGGAATGCATTCCTTCTCCTGACTGCAATACTTGCCGCTGTTCTGGGTTTCCTGAAGTTCAATACGCATCCTGCTAAACTGTTTATGGGTGACACCGGAAGCCTTATGCTCGGTTTCGCGCTTGCCAGTGTAGGTGTCATGCTTGGGTCTAGTGGGAAGATGGCTCCGATCAGCGTTGCAATAATTCTGGGTATACCCGTTGTTGATACGATTCTTGTAATGAGCCGCCGCATAGTGAAAAGAAAAAGTCCGTTTCATCCTGATAAAACGCACATTCACCACCGTCTGCTGGCTTTAGGGTTCTCACATGCGACTGTGGTTTCCATGATCTACGTTGGCATGATTTCTTTTGGCCTGCTGGCACTGGTTGTAAAGGATCTTCCGGAATACTGGCAGCTTGCCAACGGTGTGGCCTTGATGGCGGTTTTCTATGGCGTTTTGTTCCTGTGTGAACATCATCAAATATCGTTTAAAACTATTGTGAAGGCGAACAAGGAAACTGAAGTTTTGCGTCATGATCTGGTAGTCATGCTTGGAAAAACTACAAGCTTCTTTCCATATGTGATCCTTGCCGGACTCAGTGTGCCGCTTCTCTTCTCCACAGCCATAGAAGCGGAGATGGCAACAGTGGGGTTTGCTGTAGTGGTGTTTGTCGCATTGGCCTTTCCGTGGAAAAATGAAGCAAAACAGCTGGCGGTTGTCTGTGGTCTTTTCTACCTCAGTGCATACGTCATCCTCTTTGCCTGGGGAGTCTCCTCATATGAGCAGTTCGATCTGACGTTATATGCTGTGATATTTATGGTCTTCATCTCGATCTGGGCGGCTTTGAAAATCAAATTCAAGCAACGCAAAACAAAGTTCCTGACATCCAGTTTTGAGATATTGCTTATTTTTACCTCCTGGTTTATTCCTTTCGTGGTGCTGCCGGCCATTGAAGTCCCTGAAAAATTTTCAGTGGCGACAAAACTGGCCTGCCTTGGTGCTGTCCCGCTGTTCATAGCGATTAAACTGGTTGTTAGAAGAAAATCAGCTGATGGCTGGCCCACGGATGATCGAAGGAAGGCAACCAAAAATTGGCCCATGGCAACGGGTATGATTATGATACTTTGCATCATCATCTTAAAAAGTATTTAA
- a CDS encoding MarR family transcriptional regulator — protein sequence MPKMTRRKSELLAVIEASPPLPIYQLANQTGRNYRRVFDHVKELAAAGLISIRPAIRNGRKVSIVESIYQQRLQRLDDMFAFKVSIDAAQ from the coding sequence ATGCCAAAAATGACGCGAAGGAAAAGTGAACTGCTGGCTGTGATCGAGGCATCCCCGCCACTGCCGATCTACCAGCTGGCGAACCAAACGGGGCGCAACTACCGGCGCGTTTTCGATCATGTAAAGGAGCTGGCCGCTGCCGGACTGATCAGTATCCGCCCTGCCATCCGCAACGGGCGTAAGGTCTCCATTGTCGAGAGCATCTATCAGCAGCGGCTGCAGAGGCTCGACGACATGTTTGCATTCAAGGTGAGCATCGATGCAGCTCAGTGA
- a CDS encoding XRE family transcriptional regulator, producing the protein MMSKHIGSNFEDFLVEEGMLADAKATAIKRVLAFQLQQEMEKMHISKKALAEKMSTSRSSVDRLLDPNNPSVTLLTLEAAAEAIGKRLTISLA; encoded by the coding sequence ATGATGAGTAAGCATATTGGTTCGAATTTTGAAGACTTTTTAGTCGAAGAGGGAATGCTTGCTGATGCAAAGGCAACTGCGATCAAGCGTGTTCTCGCTTTCCAGTTACAGCAAGAAATGGAAAAAATGCATATCTCCAAAAAAGCGCTTGCAGAAAAAATGAGCACGAGTCGTTCATCTGTAGATCGCCTTCTTGACCCAAACAACCCTTCGGTAACTCTTCTGACACTGGAGGCTGCAGCTGAGGCTATTGGAAAGCGGCTGACTATTTCACTGGCTTAA
- a CDS encoding type II toxin-antitoxin system RelE/ParE family toxin, protein MREWLKGLDLEDRKVIGRDIQTVQFGWPIGMPLVDNIERDIWEVRSKMKNGIGRVLFAMIEGEIVLLHGFVKKTQATPDNDKKLARNRLKEVKGEK, encoded by the coding sequence GTGAGAGAATGGCTGAAGGGCTTAGATTTGGAAGATCGGAAGGTAATTGGAAGAGATATCCAGACCGTTCAGTTTGGCTGGCCAATTGGGATGCCATTGGTCGACAACATTGAAAGAGATATCTGGGAAGTTCGCTCAAAGATGAAAAATGGAATTGGCCGAGTTCTTTTTGCGATGATAGAAGGCGAAATTGTGTTGCTACACGGATTTGTAAAGAAAACTCAGGCAACGCCTGATAACGATAAGAAATTGGCTCGCAACAGATTGAAAGAAGTTAAAGGAGAGAAATGA
- a CDS encoding helix-turn-helix domain-containing protein, translating into MKKTAFSNDIVNTCKQMGLNLKDLRINSFEDTQETMATRLGVSLRTYSRMEAGDPTVKIGTWLEAAKITRQIDRWISLFTEEKSLFDQFDQATNKTAKRKRVRKT; encoded by the coding sequence ATGAAAAAAACGGCGTTTTCAAACGACATCGTAAACACCTGTAAGCAGATGGGCCTAAACCTAAAGGATCTTCGGATTAACAGTTTCGAAGATACACAAGAAACCATGGCAACACGGCTAGGCGTATCACTACGCACATACAGCCGTATGGAGGCTGGAGATCCAACGGTGAAAATCGGAACCTGGCTCGAGGCCGCAAAGATCACTCGCCAAATAGATCGATGGATCTCGTTATTTACTGAAGAGAAGAGCTTGTTTGATCAGTTCGATCAGGCAACCAATAAGACCGCTAAACGAAAAAGGGTGCGAAAGACTTAA